Part of the Nicotiana sylvestris chromosome 5, ASM39365v2, whole genome shotgun sequence genome is shown below.
aatacatcaaatacatcttataaccacataaaaggtatctataatccgtaatatagcaaatggtatctatagatgactaattactactaaaagatagtgctttatgaaaatttctcatttttaaatgaccagtccgaaaactggctataccgtgctatttttatcGTGCTTTCTTGTTAGATTGGTTCAATCTTGAGGTGTGCTAGTTcatgtttacccgtaaaacggtacaattgaatttgtaacGTTGTTTATAGACATGTGAATTAAATtgatccaaaaatataaaataactaagaacaaaaataaattaattaagaatACTTGGATAATACAAGCCTAATTGTGAATTGGGCTTCTCCATAAACAAGATCAAGAACATAATACTAAGCAAAAAGATGTTAATAGAATAAAAGAGTAAGTTTAGCCATTTCTCATGCAAGTTTTTTACAATGAGTTCAAATTCCTATATTTATAGCTAAATTCAAGAAGATAAGATCACAAAATTAAGTTCCTCTTTAATATAAATAAAGACTCCTTTTGATAGTTGCATAACGGTTGAGTATAAATGCAAAGATTCTTTGAAACGGCTCCTCCTTAAATGTTGTCTTATTCAACCGATATCTTACATTTCAAACTTTCGTCTCCGGTTCTAATGTCTTCGAAACTCACACAATACCGATCACATGCTCGTAACTGGTACCAGCTATTTTCTGACTCATACTTTACCTATCTTTACTGCCACATGTCCACTCGATGAACGTCCACATGTTATTCATCAATTTTACCTCATACACTAGCCAATTCCTTACTCGACACCTTTGTGTGTAGACTTGGGAATTGAGACAACTTAGTCCCTTTGTCCTTTTTGATCAAGTAATAAAGGGATTCCAGTAAACAAAGGAAAAAGCTCCCGTATACAAGTAGTATACCAAATAAATAGAAAACCTGATTAAAATAAATGGTCCTCTACGAAAAACACCCAATCTTCTTACTGGCTCGTCTTCTTGTGTAGAAGCTGATGGTAGTGGGGCAGTATATTCTTTGAGCCATATGATTAGTTCTCTCAAGTAAACAATTCACATTCAAAACATGACTTAAAGGTCTTTACGAACTGGCACACTTGATTGAAACGGAGAGAGGATTTGGCCAAGTTGCAAAGGCTAGAAATTCTAACACTAACCTTTCCATTGTATTACCTTTATTCGCGAACGGGTTGAACAATGCCATCTCGCCTCACTTACTCTTTCTGAATGCGATACCACAAACACGAACGCGATTCTTATCTAACACCAGCAATCCAAACATGAGGAAAATGATCTGAAATCAATTCGAATCACACTCGGTCCCCACGGGACCTTGTCCAATCCTATCAATAAGTCCAAATACATTATCCAAACGTATTCAAAATCTCGAAATATcataaacaacatcaaaaccaagaATCGAAGACTGAAGATCATTCtcttaactttcaaaccttcaaacTTCGTCTAACGCGTCCGAAGCCtaccaaatcaactcggaatgagaCCAAATGTTtcacacaagttccaaatgacaaaaCGAACATATTCCGACTTCCAAAACAATGATCCGAGCCCCGATACCCTCAAAGTCAATtgccggtcaaacttatgaaatttcaaaacctttaaattgccaactttcgtcATATAAAGCCAAAATCTTCTAGGAACATATGAATTCAAATCCGAACATACGTCTAAGTCTAAAATTACCATACGAATCCAAGACCGTTTATACAAAAGTCAAACCTCGGTCGCAACTTGCAAAGCATGACAAGACAATAAGCTGAAAAATGAGTTGAAAGATACATTAGCAGTTTAAAAGAGTTCAAGACCACCAAGTTGAAGGTTTACAAAAGCTTACAATTCTTGCGGGTCAAATGTTATTTTGTGCTGACAACTAATTGCATTAGTCCTCTCCATTTTTTGATAACGAAAGAAGATCAGAAAATCTAGTGAGTTATGAATGTACCTGTAGTATAATCATTCAATCAGACACATATGTTTACAACTGATTGGTCAATGATAAAAAATTTTACACTATCAATGTAATTTAACCTAAGTTGTTGGGACTCGGGTGTGGTTGTCCAATACGGGTGCGGATCTAGAAGTTGGATTCTTCGTgatctaaattttaagattcaGGGGTACGGATCCAGGTATGGATACAAATATAGaaatttggctaaaaataattcaaatatcaAAAAGTAGACTTATAAGAATATGTCTAAATTATGCGAAAAACTTCCAAGATATTccgagaagaagaaaatattaatCAATAGGAGAATTCGAAAAGGAGATAAATAGGAAAAGGACTGACATAGAAATTTCTATATACAAAgtatttcatttttttaaaattttacccTAGCTTTTGTTTCGATTTAAAAAATCATTGTATCTATCCCGAATTTCTCTGTTGATTGTGGTCAAAGTACTCAAAATTAGTTGACTATATTATGGATCCCACATCCACACCCACCCCCACACCCATGTCGCGTCGAGACGAGTGCAGTACCAAAAGTAGAGTCTGAATTGTTTAAATTTTAACCTAATATAACAGGTTGTCTATTACGCAAgtagccactaatgcttgcattatgaTAAACTGTCTACATCATACACCCTTGGAATGCGACCCTACCTCAGACCCTACAAAAACGCGAAATATTTTATATATcatattgcttttttttttatagCAGGTTGTATGTCTTATTTTTTCAATTGCTAAAACCACTTTCTATGGATGGTTACTGGATTTTTAAACTTTTGCCCACATTAGGTTATTTCTCAATGGCAGGACAAAATCATCACGTGGAGGCTGCTGCCTATGAGAATATTACAAGACAAAGAAATAGTCATTTCACAAATCTCTTCTAATCCCCTCTCCACCAATTACAATTTATCTCTCACGTGGGATTCTTGTCCCTACAACTACTATACTTCTCCTTTTGTACACTATATAATTTTATTCCATTTCACTCCTCAGCTCATGATCTCTTATCAAACATCACAATTCATGTACAATCTGATCTCATATACTAATATTTTCTTGATTTTGCTTCGCTGAAGATCATCAGATACTAAACTATTATGGGTGATTCCTCTGCTTCATACATATACATGGTAAATAAAAAGTTGCATAATTCTTGTTTACGAATTCTGATCGCTTTCACGCGAGAAAGATCTAACTTCAGATTTAACTGTCTCAAATTTACTTTTGTTGATTTTGCTTTTGGAATTTTGAAATCTCATTTATTGTGgtatattttgttgtttttggtTCCAACCATATATACTAACCTGATTATCCTTCATTTAGGTACATCACCTAATAGAGAAGTGCTTAATATTCCACATGACCAAAGAGGAGTGCATGGAGGCCCTTTCCAAGCATGCAAATATCAAACCTGTCATTACTGCTACTGGTTTGTGCTGTAATTTCTCATCGGATTTAACTTATACATCCAAACCTCTATATAACGTGTCTTgtttgttccgatattttttgGTTGTTACAGTAAAGTATTTTTATATAGGTCATATATATTAATAACAACAAAAAAATCGATTTCGAGAAAAACTTAATTTTTATTATGAATGACTATTATATAGAGatattgttatagagaggtttgactatatacaaaaaaaaaattatattattagtGCATTTTAACATATTATATTCTAGTAGCAAGTTACCTGCTTTACTTTCTCCAGTTATTAGTTTCACTTATTATAAACGGTTACTTGTAGTTATCTTTTAATCAAGTGACCTAATAGTTTAAATTTCCTTTCCGTCATTATGTAGATGTTATGTGATCTTATGTTGTTCCTATCCCTACACATGCATGCACAAATTTGCACTATGCGAGACTTGGAAAGCATAAGCTAAGACTACTTTTAACAATTACTATGACTATAATAGtaagacctctctataacaacatccttatataacagtcattcactataaaagccaactTTTTTTCGAAACTAACTTTTATGTTATGCTATAATATGCTCTATAATAGAACTTCACTTTAGCAGCCAAAAAATATCAGAACAAACGAGaatgttatagagaggtttgactataTAAGAATGAAGAGCTTTTCAAGGGTAGTGATTAGTTAAAGCTATACAAAATCATATTGCTAATAGGAAATTTCCTGTATTTTGCAGTGTGGAATGAGTTAGAGAAGGAGAATAGGGAGTTCTTTGAGACATATGCTCAATCACATAACAAAGATTTCATTACAGAGGAAGAGACAAGTGCAATGATTCAGAAAATGATATTGGACAATGATCATACAAAAAATTCAGACTAAGATCGTTTGAAGGAGTTACACAAGGAATAACATATAAACGTGCTAAAGTGATATATTGTTGATAGTAATGTTCTGTTGCTTTCTGCTCGAACAGTATATACATATGCCAAAAATTGAAATGTATCCAGATGGGGATCTATGACTGGTTCTGTTGCTTTCTGCTCGACCAGTTTATACATATGCAGAattgaaatgtatatatataataaggTTACACTCATGTTGAATACGCTGGCTAGCTCTAAGATCATGGTTTACCACGATGCGTCAATAGAACTATGGAAGTAGTACGAGAGGCGGATTCAGAATTTTTAGTTTATGAGTTCTGGATCATAATCTTTTCTACGTGTTGAGTTCTAATTAGACTATTTATCTATATTCAATGAATCTTTTAACACAAATACAGGGTTAGAATCAAAGCTACTGAATTCTGCCGAACCCGTAGCTATAAGGCTAGCGCCGCCCCTGAGTAGTACTACAACAACATACGCAGTATTATCCCACactgtggggtctggggagggtagtgtgtacgcagaccttatccctaccttgtgAGCATAGAAAGactatttccaatagaccctcggctcaggaaagtaTATGCACCACATTAgtgaaaatatagacaagaagggatAGTACCAAAGTCATATAAAAGCAGGAAAAAAACAACAAgatagtaaggtgatcaacaatggaagaaaacaatgattagtcataaaaacctactaccaacagaaagcGAGAGTGCGTGTCAATACTACTGTTATGAACACTCTAaactacctactctactaccctaatcctggacctccataccttcctatcaagagTCTATTATGGTACTATGGTCTATTATTGAAATGTTTATTGTACTATGTGTATTCATTCAGCTCCCAAATCCCAAGTTGAGTAGATATAACAGAGTACTGTTCAGGCAAGTTGGTATTGATGAGCCAAAATCTCAAAAGAAGGGTGGGTGATTGAGACTAGGCTTGTTAAATAGGAGCTGCTAAGGATGTGTCATGGCCCCTTGGAATCTTCAATTGTCATCTCTGTAAGGTGTTGTCTAGTGAATTTGGATTTCTAGTTGTCTTGTAGTCTGCACAAGATTCATGTGACTTGTGATTTTGTTGTTATTAAGCAATTAATAAAGTGTAACATAGTGGGGACTACTTATTCATTTTCATGTCGCagtcatgcacctttggaatatGAATTCAGAATAATCGGGATTCTGTATTATAAAGATTTATCATAAATTGATTAAGTCTTACGGTTGTTCACTTCCCGCAACTCTCCTCTATAATCCGAGGCAATATGAACCAGCTCACACAGGCGGAGTGTAAAAAAGAAATTTAGTTAGTGAGGAATCATACCAACGAACCCGACTAGCTCGGGACTGACTAACTCAGGACTGAGGCATAGTTGTCGCTTATAGCAGACGCGATGACTTTTAGGGCTCTTTCCAGTTAACCATCTTTCAAAATGACAGGATTCAAACTAAGAAAATGTAATAAATTTGATTTCAAGCCAGAGGATCTGAGTCTATTAGGGTGAGTTACAGGTTTCATTGACAGTAAATAATTTGAAATCCTCCCAAAGCAACACTTAGCTCCTTCTCTGATTTCcaaagcaaaaatgaaaattaagcCATTTTGGTATATTCCCTCTTCACTTCAAGGACAATATTGCCATTTGATTGTTAATAACCTtattcaaattttatatattctgtccaaacaaaaagaaaatccaaGCTTGTAAGTTGTTTCTCCACACTTCAAAAGAATATCTCGACTCGACCCAACAAATGAAAAGATTTCACAAAGTTATCCCTTGTGGTCCAAATAAAGAGAGGACGAGCAACAAGGAGGTAAACAATGGTGGAGAGGGATAGCATCAGTGAGAATGAGGAGCGAGGGCCATTGCCTGGGGCTCGAGTTCAGAAAAAGGAACTAACAAAACGATAACATTGAGCGCGTGAATGGGTATGGTCTAATGGTGAATAAAGTAGGTGAAACCTTGAAAAGTCGTGTTCAAATCCCAGTAGAGACAACAAATAATGTACCCAACAGAATAGTTGATTTGTCCAGGAAGCCTGAACACCATCactatcaaaaataaataaataaaacgacAACAATTAATGACAACTTGCGATCAAGAACAATCCAAGCCTAGGTCTTCAAGTTCCCAACaacgaacaacaacaacaaatccatTGCAATCCTACATGTGGGATCTGAAAAGGGTAGTAAGTATGCAGCCCTTACCCctagaggttgtttccgatagaccctcggctcaaggaaaGAGGACCCCTACCTTGAGAAAgaagagaggttgtttccgacaGACTCTCGactcaagaaaagatgaaaaaaaagaagcagtaacaacaacaagataATAAGTTCCCGACAGCAAACATTCAACTATTTAAGCAATTGAACAGGTGAGGAAGCTCCTCTAATTCGGAACTCCTTCCCTCTACAGTAAGCATACATAATACGAAACCTTTATTATT
Proteins encoded:
- the LOC104227819 gene encoding uncharacterized protein isoform X2 — protein: MGDSSASYIYMVHHLIEKCLIFHMTKEECMEALSKHANIKPVITATVWNELEKENREFFETYAQSHNKDFITEEETSAMIQKMILDNDHTKNSD
- the LOC104227819 gene encoding uncharacterized protein isoform X1; this translates as MGDSSASYIYMVHHLIEKCLIFHMTKEECMEALSKHANIKPVITATGLCLWNELEKENREFFETYAQSHNKDFITEEETSAMIQKMILDNDHTKNSD